In the genome of Pelmatolapia mariae isolate MD_Pm_ZW linkage group LG4, Pm_UMD_F_2, whole genome shotgun sequence, the window AAACTGATTCTTTTGTCAGGCATGTAAAAATGTTTCTCGGGTCTGTTTTTACAGTATTCCTGTAATCATCCCAATGGAACACAAAACACAAGCTGGGCACAGAGTCAAATGACTGTTCAAATGTTGTGTCCCCAGGTTGATATTCTCACCTGTTTGGTGAAGTCCTGAATGATGCTGTGCTCTGACACTTGCGAGCCGATGGCGAAGCGTCTCTTCAGCTGCTTCTCGATGCGAGAGATCATTTCCTGGTCCTCCTGAGAAGTGAAGCCCTCCGCTCCTGGACACAAAATGTGGTTGACATGCTTAGCTGAGGCTCAACACTTGGCTTccagcaaattaaaaacaaaacattccttAATGGAACAGCTAATATGGTTCAGTTTAATGAGGTAGATCTATCCGCTAGACTCAAAAGCATAACCAGCGCCCACCTGAAAGGCTGCCAGACAGTGCAGCGTCCAGCGTGGAAACCTGGAAGAGCCTCAGGGCCTCATCCACCTCCTCTTCTCCAGCCACCGCCTGCAGCTTCATCTTAGCCAGCGACTCCGCGATGCGCACGACGGCCTCCAGCTGCCTGAATACCGAAACATCAGACAGACGATGATGCGGGAAGATCCAAGTACTAAAGCTGGCGTAAAAAGACGCATTTCCACGaccatttattaaaataaataaaaatctaccTGACTGTGATGGGGATGGAGGCTCTTTTGTCGCTCTCCCTCTCATGCTCTCGTGCTCCGCTCCTCATCACCACGTATCTGTTTTTTAGCTtctcagcagctgcagcagacaGCCGAGGACCACACTTACTGTAAAAGggcaaattattattatttatttattttttaaactaagTACATGACTGTGTGTGCTTGATCAAACTAATATACGAACTCCAGGACACTTACGTTCTTGCATAAGCAATGTATTTCTTAAATGTGGTCAGCGGGATCTCGCCCTCGACAGCCTCGGTCTGCGTCTGCGCACTGAGGTGGACGTTCATCACGTGGCGAGCCAGCGTCTGTAAACAGACGTGTTCAAACAGTTACACTCTGCAACAGCTCCAACCACACGAGGGTTTAACGCCACAGGCCTTCGGCCTCCTTACCATGTCTCTCTGCTGGTCGTGCTGGTCCTTGATGATGAAGATCATATCGAAGCGGGACAGGATGGTGGGCATGAAGTCAATGTTGTCTTCGCCCTTTGTGTCGTCCCAGCGGCCGTACACGGAGTTGGCCGCCGCCAGCACAGAGCAGCGAGAGTTCAGGGTGGTGGTGATGCCAGCCTGGGAGGAGAGTCCACTTGTTAGCTTGCCTTCAACACAGCGACCGCATTTTTCTTTCCTTAAATGCACAAAGAGGTGATACCTTAGCGATGGAGATGGTCTGCTGCTCCATGGCCTCGTGGATCGCCACTCTGTCATCCTCTCTCATCTGGACAACAAACACAGTGTTATCTTTAATAATGAGGCCGGAGATCACTGATGGTTTATTTTGTGCCAAGTTTGAATTCTTGTTTGCAACTGGAGCAACTTGTGCTGCTTCGTTTTTACCTTGTCAAACTCGTCGATGCACACGACCCCGCCGTCGGCCAGCACCATGGCTCCCCCCTCCATGATGAATCCTCGGGTGCTGGGGTCCCTGAGCACGGAGGCAGTCAGACCGGCCGCGCTGCTGCCCTTACCGGAGGTGTAGACCTGCAGGGGACAGAGTCGAGGTTCAGGTTCAGCGTGAGGGGTTTACACCGGATTTGTCGTAGTGACGACAATCCAGTCAGGATTACTTACCCCGATGGGCGAACATCTCTCAACAAACTTCAGCAGCTGAGACTTGGCTGTGCCGGGATCGCCCAGCATCAGCAGGTTGATGTCACCTCTACGAGTGAGACCATCAGGCAGCCTGCAGAGGACAGGAAACGAAAGCACTGCTGGGTAAGTCAGGGACTTTTACAATAAAGGTGGCGGTCTATGTATTGCGCTTAAAGCTCACCTCTTTCTTGAACCTCCAAACAGCAGACAGGTAATGGCCTTTTTCACATCGTCGCTGCCATAGATGGATGGCGCTATGGACTGTGACAGAGAGTTGTAGATGTTAGGAGAAGCAGCCAGTACCCTcagttcctcctcttcctgtgGGGAGACGGATCCAGTGGCACCACGGCctaaaagaggaaaataaatcCACACTTAAAGCCGGCTCTGCGCACCTGAAGCGCATCACACCCGCGTCTTAATGCAAAACCTCTTCACCTGCGCCTTCTGTGTCCACCTGGATACCGACCACTCGCAGATAGGACGCACGAATACCCACGCCAACCCCTCTCTCTTTGCCTTTGGCTTTTGGTGCAGCCATCTTTTTGATGGAGTAAATACCCATGATGGTCACCCTGTTTCCTGGGACCACGCGGTCACACAGATACCTGAGAGAAAGGTGGGAAAAAGCATGATTGTAaaagcagcagagcagcagaaaatgCTGAGTGTCAGTCACACACGTGCTTACCTGTCGCAGTAGAGCTGCAGGTGACGGGGCATCTCTCCGTGCGGTACAGCATCCGGGGACTCCTGCAGGCGAAGTGTCTGGAAGTCGACGCAAACGCAGCGGTCTGGGATGATGAAGTAAGGGTCCACGGGGCACTTTACCCTGCCAGCACTCTCACTGAGAAAAGAGGGAGCCTCGTTAAAGGCGATTCTGGGTGAGGAACTCGAGTGGAGGGACGTTACACCATCATCATACTCACGAGTTGCACTTGCGCGGCAGGGCATAACCCTGCAGGCCCGGAGGCAGGGGGATGTTGGGGATGACGGCGCGGCAGCCGCGACACTGCAGGCACACCTTCGTGGCCTTGGCTTTGACCGCCGTGGCAGAGATGATGATGCCGTGCACCTTCACCAGACGAGACACCTGCTCAGACTGCAGTggacagaaaaaacaagaaaaagtgtGATCAACCTGTCAGTAACTCCTACAGTACGACACACGAAGAGGCATGAGAGTACCTTGAGGCTGCGGATGGAGGCGTGATGAGCGTCGCTCTTCAACGTGACCTGGATGTCCTGCACAGCCTCTTCCTCGACAGGCCGGGGACGGGTCACCTCATCGGCCACCTCCTTCGCAGCTTCCTCCAGCTGTAAATTAAAAGCAGACCTTCAGACGAAGGCGTTGGACAGATGGATCGCCCGCCGGGACGGAGTTTGTGTGGTGTGACATGCTCACCAGAGGCAGGTTCTCAGTCGGCAGCTTGTAAAGACAGTCCGACAGATCCTCATCGAAGCTGGCGAGGTCCTCCATCTCCACCTCCAGCCAGTACTCCCCCAAGGTGTAGTGTCGCTTCAGCTCATCTCtagtttaatttttaaacaaagGATTTAGGTACAAGCGGAAATACTGCAAATTCATAGGCTGGATGAGCCCGAAAATGACACATTTAGAGCCCTTTAATGGCAAATTATTCAGATTCTACACTGACAGGATAACAGTAGACCCAAATATAACTACTGTTGGTAGGTATGTCAAACTCATCAGCCACATACAGGCTACTTTAATCTTAAGTGGGCCAGAGCAGTTttctttccccccctttttttttttttatcattgatCCACTGTAAAACAAAACCAGATAGTAGACAGAAAAGTTCAATTTAGTCATTTAACTGTTTAGCTATTACTTTACTTTGGTATAGATTGAATGACCATGGGGGAGGTCTTTATCCAcaagaaaagctgtaaaactgataaaaatatAGTTAAAAGTCCAACATTTACacactccttcacattttccaaagcctttCAGTAGGCTACACTGGAGTCCTCTTGGGCCGATTTTGGCCctcgggccttatgtttgacaacTCTGTGCTAGAGTCTACATTTTCCACAAATTCAGCAGCCCCTTTCTTTAGGCCTCCTGCCAGACTAatgagcactttaaaaaaaatgtcaacagtAACTTTGTAACAAAGACTTTCAGTTCTTATTAGCTATGTTACCCATATTGAGATCAGATCCTGAACACTCAGTGTGCGGCTGTATAACAAACAACAGCACGGTGCGATCGCTGTTACCGTACCTGTATTTATAGGTGAAGCCGGTGCGGTCGGTCCCCACTCTGAATTGTCGCAAGAACTCACGGAACCGCTTCTTGATCTGGATCCGCTTCTGTCCACCTTCGTCCCCGCTGGGGCCCTCTCCACCTCCGAAGCTGTCACTGTAGTACACTCCTGGGTCGTCAAAGCCAGACATGGTCGCAAAAGACACGAAGAAAGCTGAGTGTAAAGAAGCAAACCCAGACAAAAACGACTTTTTCTTCTTAGTTAGAACTAAGCAGGATGTAAGGTGCCGCACACAAAGCCTCCTCGCGGCGTCTCTTTCGCGGGAAAAACTGAACTCCTTCCCTTCACTTTCCCGCGAGCCGCCTCTGCCTGGCGTCATCTCCGgccctctgattggctgatagGAACGGCCGTGTATTACTATTGGTCGGCGAGGCTCCTCGGAGGTGGGTCGTCAGAGTAAAGGTGGAGCTTGTGAGCACTGATGGCGCGAAAAAGACAGCAGGAGGAGGGTAGAGGGAAGCGTGGGGAGAGAGAGCGACAAAGAAGGAAACAGACGatctgcagacagtcagattgAAAAGCGGCATGTGTTTATGCTGAGTGAATAGAAACACCTCTGAATACTTTGTCATTCATTGCGAAATCCACTTTTAAATATGCAACTCTTTGTCATTTCAAATTTACACTATATGTCTCTTACTTAATTGAAAAGAAGAGTATTGATTGGCTTGATTGGCATGCACGTGAAGCTTAAACACACagatgaaaaaaggaaaaactaagACAAAGCCTCTTACGGGGTTGATCCACCACATTCTTTGTAAAGCACCTTAAATAGACTTGAGTCTAGATTCAAGGGTCTGTGGATGTCTACTGGAGCGGTGAACCCTGTTCCTCCAAAACAGATTCAGTTATTTGGTGGTTTGGTGCTAGCTGGGGAATGCAGTAACATTCAAACCATTCGGCAAACCACCTATAGGTGCAGACACCTCTCCTATCAGGAATGTTTTATCCTAGGATCAAGACACTTAAACTTAAAGGAGGACTGAAACCATGGGAGAGGAAAAAAACGCATAGCCGGACCACTCATCCTCTCCACCTTTTACTatgtttttgaatgttttcatCACTCTGCACAGTGCTGCTTCGAATCCAAGCAAAATTATATAAAGAAAAGCATTTTATAGCAAAATGGTTTTCATTTAGTAGTAGTGTGCAACACTGTAAATTCAGATATTGATTCAAAGTAAGTGCAGGACCAGTATTGCTGATACCAATACTGATACTTTGAAcctataaaggcagcttatgtagaAGAGAGCATGTTTGAGGtatactttttcatttttacccctcagaaaatattttatttaacacaattcagtggGCTACATGCTGAATTTGGAGAATAGTATTAATCCTATGGCGCTAGTATCGATCTGATACCAATACCAGCACTGGTATGGATATTTGATATTGGGATAAATTCGGCCACCTCTAGCATTTAGCATCTCAACTTTAGAGGAGAATTATGGACTTTTCTTATGAATAAAACTCAAAGccacagtttttttcttctcttatttgAAGGATGTTTAATGTTTACCACACATGCTGATAATCTATGCACATTATATGTGTCACCATTATCCTCGCAGTCATCAGAATCACATCATAAATGCCCTTTCAGAAACATTTTCTTGCGCATGAAAAGCATTTAATCAACTGCCCTTTTTTGTTCCAATAAAAACCCCAACACTTTAGCAAAAGTGCTTTAATCAGTTAAgcaagcacaaaaataacattCACCTCCAGTGACCTACAAACGTAACTAAAATTTCCATCACCATCATTCATGGATCTTGAGTAACAGGCAGCGTGACCCTGCAATGGCAAGCAGTTTTCTGAATCCTTCTGATTCCAGCCCGTTTGTTCGATTCAGGAGATGACGCCGTGCTTCCTGCCAGTCTGGATGAAAGCGTCAACACAGTGGTCGATGTCTTCGTCCGTGTGCGCTGCCGAAATCTGAACACGGATTCTGGCTTTTCCCTTTGGTACGACTGGGTAGGAGAATCCAATCACATACACTCCTGTGGAGGGAAAACACTACTGTGACACTGTACAAACACAGTGGCAGATTCACATACTCTCTGCTAAGTGAGTCAGTTTCATctacattaaagaaaaaaaataaagt includes:
- the mcm5 gene encoding DNA replication licensing factor MCM5 → MSGFDDPGVYYSDSFGGGEGPSGDEGGQKRIQIKKRFREFLRQFRVGTDRTGFTYKYRDELKRHYTLGEYWLEVEMEDLASFDEDLSDCLYKLPTENLPLLEEAAKEVADEVTRPRPVEEEAVQDIQVTLKSDAHHASIRSLKSEQVSRLVKVHGIIISATAVKAKATKVCLQCRGCRAVIPNIPLPPGLQGYALPRKCNSESAGRVKCPVDPYFIIPDRCVCVDFQTLRLQESPDAVPHGEMPRHLQLYCDRYLCDRVVPGNRVTIMGIYSIKKMAAPKAKGKERGVGVGIRASYLRVVGIQVDTEGAGRGATGSVSPQEEEELRVLAASPNIYNSLSQSIAPSIYGSDDVKKAITCLLFGGSRKRLPDGLTRRGDINLLMLGDPGTAKSQLLKFVERCSPIGVYTSGKGSSAAGLTASVLRDPSTRGFIMEGGAMVLADGGVVCIDEFDKMREDDRVAIHEAMEQQTISIAKAGITTTLNSRCSVLAAANSVYGRWDDTKGEDNIDFMPTILSRFDMIFIIKDQHDQQRDMTLARHVMNVHLSAQTQTEAVEGEIPLTTFKKYIAYARTKCGPRLSAAAAEKLKNRYVVMRSGAREHERESDKRASIPITVRQLEAVVRIAESLAKMKLQAVAGEEEVDEALRLFQVSTLDAALSGSLSGAEGFTSQEDQEMISRIEKQLKRRFAIGSQVSEHSIIQDFTKQKYPEHAIYKVLHLMLRRGELQHRMQRKVLYRVK